TCTTATTCGTCAAACCGTCCAAATATTCTATCTGGCTACCGAAGTTAGCTAGTAAACGGTACTCCTCACGACCGACGGCAGTTCTGAAAACGTCATTTCAATCAATTGTGAAATATAAACATCTCCACTTCAACTAACCTCACAACTTGAAAGACCTGCTCCTTCAAAGCTCCATACGAAAATCCACCTTCTTCTTTGAACGCCTTGAATGCTTCCGTTTGTTTCAAACTGGTCATTCCCTTGTATATGTTCAAGGTGCTACGTGCCACGCCTCGCTGAGTCTGTACATTGAGATATGAGTAGTTAGGATTGACGGGTAGCCAAGTGGAGTTTCCAGTGCTAAAGCCAGCATTATTTGAAGTGTCCCATTGCATGGGAGTACGCTCTGGGTCTCGGAAGTCACAACTTATTGTGCAGTCGATGTCTCCATCAGTCATGCCGATCTCATCTCcctaaattagaaataaaaatggcCACTTGTGACAAGAATTTGATTGTTAGCACTTACGTAATAAGTAACAGATGTGCCGGGCAATGCATGCCCTATCATCGTCATCAAATCTGTCCTAGGTACTCCTATGCGTGTGGCTGGACGACTGTTGTCATGGTTTCCTATTACCCAATTGGCCACCTTATGATTCGTCCACATTATATCCATCCATTCTTTGGCGTATTCTTCAACAGTCTGTGCAGTGGAACTTTCTCTTAATTGAATAAAGTTAAAATTCATTGGCAATTGACTTCCAATATGAGTGCCATTGCTGACATAAGTGCTCAAAATCTCAGTAGTGGTATAAGCTTCGGCAATTTGTGGTCTATGGAGAAATGCAATTGATTAATTTATACGAAACTATTAATCTATTGATTATATGTGCCTCACAATGTGTCGCCGCCATGTTTTTGTTGGTATTCGTCTAAAAACTCACGCCATTCGTATAATAACTCCACACTTTCTGGTCGATTCTGCGCATAAGCGTTTCCTCTGCCGGATGGCGCATCTGGATATGAACCATTTTCATAACGAAATTCAACGAAAAATGGTACTGCATCAATACGGAAAGCGTCCACTCCTCGATCAAGCCAAAAGTCCAAAACCTCGATTAGACGTTCGCGCACTGCtggatttgtgagatttaaatcCGGTTGTTTGGGTAGAAACTGATGTAAGTAATACTGTTGGCGTTCTTCATTCCAAGTCCATGCGGAACTACTAAAAGCTGCTCCCtgtaagaagaaataaaatagaaaaaagtagatgaaataagaaaaaatacagaGTAAAGTTTGATAAAAGGAAAAATAGCAAACAATAACTAATCTATAGTAGTAACTCACCCAATTGCATGGCACACTACGCTCGCCCGTTTCTGGGTCGATTTTGCCATCATGCCATACATAGAAATCTTCGTAACCTTCTTCACGGCGTACCGACTTCTGGAACCACTCACATTCATCACTTGAGTGATTTGGAACAAAATCCAATATCATCTTTATACCCAATTTATGCGCCTTTGCAATCATTGCATCAAAATCCTCCATTGTACCAAACAGTTCAGCAACTTTGGTAAAATTAGCTACATCATAACCCATATCTGCCATCGGTGATTCGAAGATAGGCGAAAGCCATGCAGCAGTCACACCTATTTCCTTAAGAAATTCCAAGCGAGATGTAATGCCATTCAAGTCACCTACACCATCACCGTCACTGTCCATAAACGATCGAGGATAGATATGATAAAGTGTGGCCGACTCCCACCAGTCGACTGTGGTGTTCGCAGAAGCGCTAAGAGCACAGAAAACCACAAATGTAAACAAACGTAACGTATCGGAAGCCATGACGGTAAGTACTAACGGACTACTGTTGGCCAAACTTATATTTATACCTCCAGATATACTACGATAAGAATGTTTATTGCCCGAATAGGGAAATTAACTATTATATGACTAAATAACGGAAATCCCAAAACACCACAGTCTGGACAATATTCGTCTGTGTGCGGATTGATTATTATCACCACTGAGCATATTGTGCTATAAACTTTGTGAGTAAACATACCTATTTTACTTCTGGTCAgtacttcaataaaaatatgtagatatgttcAGTAGCCCTCGATTTGTATGATAAATGGTTGATTTGATTTGCAAGTTTTAAGAAGGTGAGAGTTTGCAGCCAACTATAAAGCTAAAAGTGTTTAAATATATTGACATTTGTAAACATTTCGGTAAACTAAGAGTACCGAAAATGCCAACATGGCTTTAGAGACTCTAGGGATCTATTAGTGAGTGATGATGCGTTCCCAATTTCCACGCTAATAGGCTAAATTTTCTAAGACTTTGAATTTGCATTGCTGGGAGTGAAAACATCTTAAGACCACATCCGGAATATCTCACTTGTTTATTTGCAAAGGGAATTATCAAGCAAAATTTATCCAATTAACTATGTGCGGTGGCAACGAGTTTGTGGTTCACAGTTAATTGGATACTGAAAATATGTGAGACTATGCGTCATGCCGCACACCcaatgaaacaataattttgacgtgataatcgttatcttgctcattcggcgttaccttgcttgaattgcatgttatgttatcttatgttatgttatgttataatgATGATGTTTATATATGTTATTATTATGTTtatgtacaaataaatataacaataatatttgggttatttgtatatattatataaatataaaaatataagtaatgatatataaatataaataatgataTACAGGCATGTTCTGCAAATCGTTGTCGGgcaatattttcgcattttccgttTTCAAATCGTTTGGCATGTCCTGTAAATCGttccgttttcgtttttttttcgaacatcagcaaatcgttttgtcaccctgttctggaaatcgaaatcgttaaaattttccagttaAATTTTCGGCAACTTAAACGTTAGCGGTTTGTGGCATTACTGTTTGGCATAAactgtttgttgaaataaattgaTCAAAATGCgagtatttactcaaaataactgcatatatttatgtaaataaaagtttttgtttaaaatatttaaaacttattcaaaaacctTTAGGGGGAAACACAAGAACTCCAAGCAATAGCTAATTTTAGTCGAGTTTATGGAATCTCATCCAGATTTGgcgaagaatttttcgaagGGCGACAGAGTTGCTGTTGAGGAAAAGTGGAAAGAGCTAACGACGCTGCTAAATGCAGAAGGGCCGCCCCCCCAAAAAGATGTTAATGGATGGAAAGAAGTAAGTATTtggtcaaatattaaaataaatatttttgagttgtctTTTTTCAAGATATGGTCTGACTGGAAGGGGTGCATTCGGAAAAAGGTTGCCCATAACAATCTAGAATCGAGGGCAACAGGAGGTGGACCCTTTAATAAGCATGTACTGACGAGCAACGAAGAAGTGGAATGCAAGAAGTTGTGAAATTTTTGCAGCCGTTGAGGGCATACACCATTCTAGAAGCTTTGggacagaagaaaataatagaGATTCGACGACTTTGTCGTGCTgttgagaaacaaaatgaattgctgGCAGAGCAAAATTGCTTGAAGACTCAAAGTATAGAGCAAAAGCAAAGACATTACCTCAAAATGGAGCAGTTGCAACATGaaacagttaaaattaaaattgaaatgcttgagatagagactaaaaaataaatataaatgaatctTATTGAactgttatgtatatatttaattttaatatgaataaattttatgtttcataatattaaatttctagcaATAGAATCTCTTATACCTCTGCCAACACTATATAAACTACTGTTTTCctcattttcagcaatttcctcATCAATTGGATTGTTTTCTAATACGCTTTCTGCTTCAATGTCATCTATTTGATTACTCCTACATATGTTATGTAGTGcgcaacaaacatttttatctTCACTACCTTTTGCGGCGTATATGGCAGGGTAGTTTTCAAACAACGAAACCGACTTTTTAATACTCCTATAACATGCTCAACGATGTTACGTGCTTTTGCATGCTGCTGGTTAAATCTGTGTTCTGCTGATCTTGGGTCTGGGTTTCTATATGGAGTCAGTAGAAATGGCTCTATACCAAAACTAGAATCTCCCAGTAGCCAAGACCCTCGGTCACCAGCTTCATACTGAGATAGGTAATAGTGGTTTGCACTGCTCATACTAAATACGAAAGCGTCATGGCTTGCACCAGGCCGAGTTGCATCTACTGCTCTTATTATCATATCAAAATCACAAATCTGTAAAATAAAGgcagtaatttttaaattttagaaacacaatttaaattcattcttacaatcattgcgtttatgctaaaaaaaccttttcggttaaaaaatagatgctcgttctcaaaaggtttaatcAGAGCCACATGTGTTCCATCAATACACCCTATTACTCTTGGAATAccgaatttttctacaaaatgaaGTTTTCATTCTCTTGAATCCTCTTCAGACATTTTCAGCTTAATACACTTAGGAcacagaacattttccaaagcaTTGATCATTtcggataatatttttgaaactgtGCTTCTACCCATAGCAATATCTGTATCCTTTCCGACGGAACGTTGAGAGGAACCTTCTGCGAAAAACCTAAGACTTGCTGCCAGATTTAGTAAAATAGGTATGGACGTTTCTTTGACGAAACGTTTTACTTCATTGAGCACTTCTAAAAAAGCGCACTTGTTTAGGCGATAGTTGGAAACAAATCTAAAGTAGAAAAACTTAATGAATGCAACAAAGTATAACCATTTCTAATCTTACGTAGAACCCGGTGCACTGAGAGGATTCGAATGGTCTCTTAAACGCCACCTATCTATTCTACTTTAGTAATCTTGCTTCTGTTCGTTtaacacataagctgccataaaaaacatgatcattttttaattaaatccgtttattttgaaattatttcgtattttatgCCAACGGATTCTTTTGTCATTTGGTTTGTTTAGTTGTCAAAGAGAAATCAGCTGTTTCGaacttaaattcgaatttaaatgaaatcggaCGAATTACAGAACACCGAAAACAAAATCGTATGAATTGCCATTTCGGATCCGAAttgaaatcgcgcgattttcagAACATgcctgatatacatatattctgaatttataattagtgacgactagttgttaataatacctgttgttttaatgtttttattattatatatgaaggaaaaaatgtgatatttacctcataccttataagatatgttgtatactaatatatgtatataaacatgcatacatacatatactttggtgcaattttcatagtctaatatacatacatatgtcctatgccaatacatataaacatacatatatacaatttcgcgcctttttcaaacaaaaagaacaaatctatgtatatgtaaagGTGCACACAAATAATATGGGCCtatcaaatgtacgaatctattctCTACGATATGATATGATAAGAAAAGTAGggaatgaaagggagtgtttcgagtgtaatgtgtcttgaaaaagtcgtTGACTTaataacgtctgatgcacaatcgaaattgaacatgtctttcatgaatttgataaatgtttcgacatttttcacgtttgtgtaaatgtaacttgataaattccattgcgattccatttacctcattctctatatccatacaaaatatctatcaaacaaataaaattaaattttccttttgaaaactgcaaccattccatcagtattttcttatgacctTGTCACATTAAACTAtcttcagtaaaccgactttacagacaacctcttttttttgcaaacaaaagtcTCCAATTTGGTTGTCATGATAGCCCGAACAATATAGATCCATCTCAAAGTTAGAGCTTACTTCAATAACCCAGAAACAACTGCAACTTTAAATATCAGAAACCTTTAGAATACAAACGTCATCTATTACCGTGACGCTGGTCttcaacaccatcacacagagtcTTCAACCTTCGTGAACAAATGCCTGCGCTGTGGAGAACAACAATGAGGAGCACattctatggcaaatcaaatgcagaaagtggcgttGGAAAGCATCACTAGAATGGCACTGGAAGGGAACCCGCAgaggagcagaggtcgcggtcgccacttggcgaaggtcgatgttgcacGAACCAGCAGATGCTGgcatcacatgggacggcgcaaaacCAACAGCCCAGAAACGTGTACGACAGAGGAgtcttgttgaggccctatACTCCCGTGTGGAGTGAGCAAGGATTCATATGAATTAATAATAGAGAATTTATAGCAGTGACGTCACTATAATTTGTTCTGATGCATCCCATAGActtcaaaaatttacttcaaataaaaatctgggtatttcatatttaatcgattaaaaaaattcaacattcaATTCGATTCTTACCTCTACATAAACGCAATACTAATTCAATATAAAACAAGTAATGCATGCTAAATTCGGTTCGGCCCGAGCTTCATTCACATACCCGGCCTCactttagtaaaaaagtgaagCCACGACCTTCCCCACCTGCAGAGGATACCTTTCTCTTTCTATGGTACCACCACCTGGTAccccatcgaatactttcagagctagaGCGTTTGTATCAGTAAGGGAgttttaaaaggagcaaaagtcGCAGAAATTGCGAGGAGTAGccaaatttagttaatttctgAAAAGTTGAAGCCAAGTCGGATAATGGTAACACTGAACATGAGAGCAGCGCTATTGTTGTACTGCCGATACCGATGTACAACGTAAACCCCAGTAAACCGACGTTCACAATGAGTCCGTTCGGTAACTCGTTTAATCGACGGGACGCGCAAAACGCGTCGTGGTGCCACAATGCAAGTATTGTCacataaacaataaaaagaaatgttcTTGTCttgaaagcaaatattatatttcgttggGTATAAAGAGGTTTTTGTTGgttgtgaaatatattataaaataaattcgtaTGGACGCGGAAACGGGTTTCGTAGAATTTATGGTAGTCGTGGACGGTGCGTGCAACCACAACTTCGATTTAGGCACGCACATTTAGTTTTCAGGACAACTTGGATAATCCTGGCTTTTCTATGCCCTTTCAACCTTTTATTGAAGAGATAAAGGTGCATTTTAATTGGCTCAATTAATTTCTATTCCATTTattgtttgtatttaatttgatataataaaaaaccccACCCATAAAAAATTTTCGCGTTATAAAATTGTTCTTCTTTATTCATTTTCTCGGTCAAGGCTAAACACGAAAAAACATATACGAAGTTTTCAAACAAGTGAAGGATTACTAAACCACCCGTACATTCATCTATTTGAAGCAATCAAAACGCGCCTTCCTTGTGGCCTTGGAACACGAGCTTATCCGCCTGTAGACGCAAGTGCTTCTTCTGCCAAGTAATTGATTTGAGATTGGgtgaattatttattaattcatttgcaGATAAACTGCTAATTTTTCTAAgcgaaattaat
The sequence above is drawn from the Anastrepha obliqua isolate idAnaObli1 chromosome 4, idAnaObli1_1.0, whole genome shotgun sequence genome and encodes:
- the LOC129245114 gene encoding maltase A2-like; this translates as MASDTLRLFTFVVFCALSASANTTVDWWESATLYHIYPRSFMDSDGDGVGDLNGITSRLEFLKEIGVTAAWLSPIFESPMADMGYDVANFTKVAELFGTMEDFDAMIAKAHKLGIKMILDFVPNHSSDECEWFQKSVRREEGYEDFYVWHDGKIDPETGERSVPCNWGAAFSSSAWTWNEERQQYYLHQFLPKQPDLNLTNPAVRERLIEVLDFWLDRGVDAFRIDAVPFFVEFRYENGSYPDAPSGRGNAYAQNRPESVELLYEWREFLDEYQQKHGGDTLPQIAEAYTTTEILSTYVSNGTHIGSQLPMNFNFIQLRESSTAQTVEEYAKEWMDIMWTNHKVANWVIGNHDNSRPATRIGVPRTDLMTMIGHALPGTSVTYYGDEIGMTDGDIDCTISCDFRDPERTPMQWDTSNNAGFSTGNSTWLPVNPNYSYLNVQTQRGVARSTLNIYKGMTSLKQTEAFKAFKEEGGFSYGALKEQVFQVVRTAVGREEYRLLANFGSQIEYLDGLTNKTMEYVLLTSYSPHKYGDKVDLSQRIYLMPYEAVILRWTA